The Phragmites australis chromosome 1, lpPhrAust1.1, whole genome shotgun sequence genomic interval GACTGATGGAGCGGCATAAacaagaagagggagaggtcAGGGCCTCAGGGGTGTCCTGACCCAACCGGTGGCCTCGGATCCGGAGATTCTGCAGACACACATGAGGGGCACACCCTCTCACTCCTACTTTACAATGTCAGCAACTGAAACCCCTGTGCTTGCTTAATTAAGCTCAACCCCAGTTCAGTTCTGCTTGCTGCCACCAAGCAAGCTCAAGCCACTTTCCTGCAGTGCttagaacacaagcaagaacatagatTTGCAAGTGACACCAGCAGCAGCTAATTCTACAGCATCAGCTCACCTCATCTCTTCATTAATGTGTTGTTGAATACGTTGCACACCCAAGTACAGTTTGAACTGTGGTGCCAGCAAGCAGAGATGCCTCCTGGTACGAGCAGTAGTAGTAGAAGCAGGTGGAGGAGGGCGTGCGTGGCGCCGCTTCTGCGGTGCGCGCTCGTCATGGCGTGCATGGGCTGCGCCCTCTCCGTGGACGCGCAGGGCGCGGCGCTGCTCGCGTGGAAGCGCACGctgcgcggcggcgaggaggccctGGGGGACTGGAAGGAGTCCGACGCGTCGCCGTGCCGGTGGACGGGCCTGTCGTGCAATGCCGCGGGGCGGGTCACGGAGCTGAGCCTGCAGTTCGTCGGCCTGCACGGCGGCGTGCCGGCCGACCTGTCCGCCGTGGGCGCCACGCTCGCGCGGCTGGTGCTCACGGGCACCAACCTGTCGGGCCCGATCCCGCCGCAGCTCGGGGACCTACCGGCGCTGACGCACCTCGACCTCAGCAACAATGCGCTCACGGGCCCGATCCCGGCGAGCCTGTGCCGGCCAGGGAGCAAGCTGGAGAGCCTGTATGTTAACTCAAACCGCCTCGAGGGCGCCATCCCGGACGTCATCGGCAACCTCACGGCGCTAAGCGAGctcatcatctacgacaaccagCTCGAGGGCACCATCCCGGCGTCCATCGGGCAGATGGCCAGCCTCGAGGTGctccgcggcggcggcaacaAGAACCTCCAGGGCGCGGTCCCGCCGGAGATCGGCAACTGCACCAAGCTCACCATGCTCGGCCTCGCCGAGACCAGCATCTCCGGTCCGCTCCCGGCGAGCCTCGGCCAGCTCAAGAGCCTCGACACGCTGGCCATCTACACCGCGCTGCTCTCTGGCCCAATACCGCCCGAGCTCGGTCAATGCAGCAGCTTGGAGAACATCTACCTGTACGAGAACGCGCTCTCCGGGTCGATCCCGCCGCAGCTCGGCAAGCTCAGCAATCTCAAGAACCTGCTGCTTTGGCAGAACAACCTCGTCGGCGTCATCCCGCCGGAACTAGGGGCGTGCGCGGGGCTCACCGTGTTGGACCTGTCCATGAACGGTCTTACCGGCCATATCCCGGCGTCGCTCGGGAACCTGACGTCTCTGCAGGAGCTGCAGCTCAGCGTGAACAAAGTGTCCGGCCCAATTCCGGCAGAGCTCGCGCGGTGCACCAACCTCACCGACCTCGAGCTCGACAACAACCAGATATCCGGCGGCATCCCGGCCGAGATCGGCAAGCTCGCGGCGCTGCGTATGCTCTACCTCTGGGCCAATCAGCTCACGGGGAGCATCCCGCCGGAGATCGGCTCCTGCGCGAGCCTCGAGTCGCTCGACGTGTCGCAGAACGCGCTCACCGGTCCCATCCCGCGGTCCCTGTTCCGGCTGCCGCGACTGTCCAAGCTGCTGCTCATCGACAACACCCTCTCCGGCGAGATACCGCCGGAGATCGGCAACTGCACGTCGCTCGTCCGGTTCCGGGCGAGCGGTAACCACCTTGCCGGCGCAATTCCCCCCGAGGTTGGTAAGCTTGGCAACCTCAGCTTTTTGGACCTCAGCTCGAACAGGTTGTCCGGCGCCATGCCGGCAGAGATTGCAGGCTGCCGGAACCTCACGTTCGTCGACCTCCACGGCAATGCCATCACCGGCGTGATGCCGCCGGGGCTGTTTCACGACATGCCCTCTCTGCAGTACCTGGACCTCTCGTACAACGCCATCGGCGGCGCGATCCCGTCGGACATCGGCAAGCTCGGTTCGCTCACGAAGCTCGTTCTTGGCGGGAACCGCCTCTCCGGTCAGATACCGCTGGAGATTGGCTCGTGCTCACGGCTCCAGCTCCTGGACCTCGGCGGCAACTCTCTGTCCGGCGCGATACCGGCGAGCATCGGCAAGATTCCGGGGTTGGAGATTGCTCTTAACCTGAGCTGCAACGGCTTGTCCGGCATAATACCCAAGGAGTTCGCCGGGCTCGTACGGCTCGGTGTGCTCGACGTGTCGCACAACCAGCTATCCGGCGATCTCCAACCGCTGTCCGCGCTCCAGAACCTTGTCGCCCTCAACATCTCTGTCAACAACTTCGCCGGCCGCGCACCGGAGACGGCGTTCTTCGCGAAGCTGCCCACGAGCGACGTGGAGGGCAACCCAGCGCTGTGCCTCTCGCGGTGCCCCGGTGACGCCAGTGACCGCGAGCGCGCCGCACGGCGCGCCGCACGTGTCGCCACCGCCGTCCTGCTCTCCGctctcgtcgtcctcctcgctGCCACGGCGTTCGTCCTCCTCAGCCGGCGCAAACTCCCCGTGTTCGGCGGCGCGCGCCACGACGAGGACAAGAACGCCGAGATGTCGCCGCCTTGGGACGTCACGCTGTACCAGAAGCTGGAGATTAGCGTGGGCGACGTGGCTCGCAGCCTCACGCCGGCGAACGTCATCGGGCAGGGCTGGTCCGGATTGGTGTATCGCGCGAGCGTCCCTTCCACCGGCGTCACCATCGCCGTCAAGAAGTTCCGGTCGTGCGACGAGGCGTCGGCCGAGGCCTTCGCCTGCGAGATCGGCGTGCTGCCCCGGGTGCGCCACCGCAACATCGTGCGGCTCCTGGGGTGGGCGGCCAACCGCCGGACGCGCATCCTCTTCTACGACTACCTCCCGAATGGCACCGTCGGTGGCCTGCTGCACAGCGGAGGCTCGACTGGCGCCGCCGTGGTGGAGTGGGAGGTGCGGCTCTCGATTGCCGTCGGAGTGGCCGAGGGCCTCGCGTACCTTCACCACGACTGCGTGCCGGTGATCCTCCACCGCGATGTCAAGGCCGACAACATTCTCCTCGGCGAGCGCTACGAGGCGTGCCTTGCCGACTTCGGCCTCGCCAGGGTCGCAGAGGACGGCGCCAACTCATCTCCTCCGCCGTTCGCCGGATCGTACGGATACATCGCTCCCGGTAAGGCGTTTGCTTCCGTACAGTTCCAACTTCTAGTTAAGTTCATTGCAGGTGGCGTCATCCTCCTCCATTGCATAGTAAACTGATCGTTGTGATTTTATCCCGATCTGCGCAGAGTACGGGTGCATGACCAAGATCACAACCAAGagcgacgtgtacagcttcgggGTGGTGCTGCTTGAGATAATCACCGGGCGGCGCCCGGT includes:
- the LOC133912954 gene encoding leucine-rich repeat receptor-like serine/threonine-protein kinase RGI4 — translated: MPPGTSSSSRSRWRRACVAPLLRCALVMACMGCALSVDAQGAALLAWKRTLRGGEEALGDWKESDASPCRWTGLSCNAAGRVTELSLQFVGLHGGVPADLSAVGATLARLVLTGTNLSGPIPPQLGDLPALTHLDLSNNALTGPIPASLCRPGSKLESLYVNSNRLEGAIPDVIGNLTALSELIIYDNQLEGTIPASIGQMASLEVLRGGGNKNLQGAVPPEIGNCTKLTMLGLAETSISGPLPASLGQLKSLDTLAIYTALLSGPIPPELGQCSSLENIYLYENALSGSIPPQLGKLSNLKNLLLWQNNLVGVIPPELGACAGLTVLDLSMNGLTGHIPASLGNLTSLQELQLSVNKVSGPIPAELARCTNLTDLELDNNQISGGIPAEIGKLAALRMLYLWANQLTGSIPPEIGSCASLESLDVSQNALTGPIPRSLFRLPRLSKLLLIDNTLSGEIPPEIGNCTSLVRFRASGNHLAGAIPPEVGKLGNLSFLDLSSNRLSGAMPAEIAGCRNLTFVDLHGNAITGVMPPGLFHDMPSLQYLDLSYNAIGGAIPSDIGKLGSLTKLVLGGNRLSGQIPLEIGSCSRLQLLDLGGNSLSGAIPASIGKIPGLEIALNLSCNGLSGIIPKEFAGLVRLGVLDVSHNQLSGDLQPLSALQNLVALNISVNNFAGRAPETAFFAKLPTSDVEGNPALCLSRCPGDASDRERAARRAARVATAVLLSALVVLLAATAFVLLSRRKLPVFGGARHDEDKNAEMSPPWDVTLYQKLEISVGDVARSLTPANVIGQGWSGLVYRASVPSTGVTIAVKKFRSCDEASAEAFACEIGVLPRVRHRNIVRLLGWAANRRTRILFYDYLPNGTVGGLLHSGGSTGAAVVEWEVRLSIAVGVAEGLAYLHHDCVPVILHRDVKADNILLGERYEACLADFGLARVAEDGANSSPPPFAGSYGYIAPEYGCMTKITTKSDVYSFGVVLLEIITGRRPVEPAFGEGRSVVQWVREHLRQKRDPADVIDPRLQGRPDTQVQEMLQALGIALLCASTRPEDRPTMKDVAALLRGLRSDDGADETWKVGGGSGARSDSVSPAKPTPLPRLAQSHSHSSSMAYSAQGV